From a single Brassica rapa cultivar Chiifu-401-42 chromosome A01, CAAS_Brap_v3.01, whole genome shotgun sequence genomic region:
- the LOC103828765 gene encoding uncharacterized protein LOC103828765 yields MVFVTVHDFHSMCQKHCHYLLKKREHSSSSLGSADSFFKASRSEVLTLFMRSMLLALLFLSFTWLSLLKCETDSTAASKLVESDQHELLLPLLLNDLEKEGLFKLGDKALLLSGGDDEVTVTSYSQTVIETEVLFVSASDEETQSRVPSETFDFAFAHSRHIDSAEFLDRALKVGGILTVQINLQDLPPNFLEHLNYEIVYMKSSEYTVMAMRKTEGKQEGTVAPGRKLLAITEEEAKKKALSKLEDVLLEPPRAASRKSRTYLKRTRYLPDLMGDTMDLGSYSRRVFIDVGNGKGSSGTEWFVKNYPTRNLKFEMYKIKTVNDEMSLESENMGMTEWLKENVKEEEYVVMKAEAEVVEEMMRSKSIKMVDELFLECKPKGLGLRGRKMQSKSGKAYWECLALYGKLRDEGVAVHQWWG; encoded by the coding sequence atggtgtTTGTTACTGTCCATGACTTTCACTCCATGTGCCAAAAGCATTGTCACTACCTCTTGAAAAAAAGAGAACATTCAAGCTCTTCTCTGGGCTCTGCAGATTCTTTCTTCAAGGCTTCTCGTTCTGAAGTCTTGACTCTTTTTATGAGATCAATGCTTTTGGCTTTGTTGTTTCTTTCGTTTACTTGGTTGAGTCTCCTGAAGTGTGAAACTGATTCGACCGCTGCATCTAAGTTGGTTGAATCTGACCAACATGAGCTATTATTGCCTTTGCTTCTGAATGATTTAGAGAAGGAAGGTCTGTTTAAGCTTGGGGATAAAGCCCTCCTACTTAGTGGAGGAGATGATGAGGTCACGGTTACTTCATACTCTCAAACAGTTATCGAAACCGAGGTGCTTTTCGTATCTGCAAGCGATGAGGAGACGCAGAGTAGGGTCCCAAGCGAGACCTTTGATTTTGCATTTGCACATTCTCGTCACATTGACTCTGCTGAGTTTCTAGACCGGGCTCTCAAAGTCGGCGGCATCCTCACCGTCCAGATCAACCTCCAGGATCTTCCTCCAAACTTCTTGGAACACTTAAACTACGAAATAGTCTACATGAAGAGCTCCGAGTACACGGTTATGGCGATGAGGAAAACAGAGGGAAAACAGGAGGGCACAGTGGCCCCCGGGAGAAAGCTTCTCGCTATCACAGAAGAAGAGGCCAAGAAAAAAGCTTTGAGTAAGCTAGAGGATGTTCTCCTTGAACCACCAAGAGCAGCTTCGAGGAAATCAAGAACCTACTTGAAACGGACAAGGTACCTCCCAGACCTTATGGGGGACACCATGGACCTGGGGAGTTACTCAAGGCGAGTATTTATCGATGTGGGTAATGGAAAAGGAAGCAGTGGAACAGAATGGTTCGTTAAGAATTACCCAACAAGGAACCTCAAGTTTGAGATGTACAAGATTAAGACAGTGAACGATGAGATGAGCCTAGAATCTGAAAATATGGGGATGACCGAGTGGCTCAAAGAGAATGTGAAGGAGGAGGAATACGTGGTGATGAAGGCAGAGGCTGAAGTGGTGGAGGAGATGATGAGGAGCAAGTCCATAAAAATGGTGGATGAGCTTTTCTTGGAGTGCAAGCCAAAGGGTTTAGGGCTAAGGGGAAGGAAGATGCAGAGTAAGAGTGGTAAGGCTTATTGGGAGTGTTTGGCTCTATATGGCAAACTTAGAGATGAAGGTGTTGCGGTGCATCAATGGTGGGGTTGA
- the LOC103828756 gene encoding beta carbonic anhydrase 6, mitochondrial, which produces MALTLCGRARRFVSATSVYSNGCLQRLQQTGSNRFQLGEAKAIRLLPRRTNMVQELGSREDFLQENRDTETSYDFLGEMRQRFLRFKRQKYLPQIEKFQALAVAQSPKVMVIGCADSRVCPSYVLGFQPGEAFTIRNVANLITPIQNGPTETNSALEFAVTTLQVENIIVMGHSNCGGIAALMNHQNHLEQPSSLVERWVMNGKAAKLRTQEASSHLSFDEQCRNCEKESIKDSVMNLITYPWIRDRVKSGEVKIHGCYYNLSDCSLEKWRLSSDKNSNEFYVSDKEIWN; this is translated from the exons ATGGCGTTAACACTAT GTGGAAGAGCTCGTCGCTTCGTCTCTGCAACATCAGTATATAGCAATGGTTGTCTTCAAAGA CTGCAACAAACCGGATCGAATCGGTTTCAGCTTGGTGAAGCAAAAGCAATAAGATTATTACCAAG GAGGACAAACATGGTTCAGGAATTGGGAAGTAGAGAAGATTTTTTGCAAGAAAACAGAGATACTGAGACAAGTTATGATTTTCTGGGTGAGATGAGACAGAGGTTTCTTAGATTCAAGAGACAAAAGTATTT ACCACAGATAGAAAAGTTTCAAGCTTTGGCCGTAGCTCAATCACCAAAG gTTATGGTGATAGGATGTGCAGATTCAAGGGTGTGTCCTTCTTATGTACTAGGTTTTCAACCTGGTGAAGCTTTTACTATCCGAAATGTTGCCAATCTCATCACGCCCATTCAG AATGGGCCAACAGAAACCAACTCAGCTCTTGAATTTGCAGTCACTACTCTTCAA GTTGAGAACATTATAGTAATGGGTCATAGCAATTGTGGAGGAATCGCAGCGCTTATGAACCATCAAAACCATCTAGAACAACCGTCTAG TTTGGTAGAGAGATGGGTCATGAATGGAAAAGCCGCCAAGTTAAGAACACAAGAAGCTTCATCACACTTAAGTTTTGATGAACAGTGCAGAAACTGTGAGAAG GAATCTATAAAGGATTCCGTGATGAATTTGATAACCTATCCATGGATAAGAGATAGAGTAAAGAGTGGTGAAGTAAAGATTCATGGATGTTATTACAATTTGTCAGATTGTAGTCTTGAGAAGTGGAGACTCAGTTCAGACAAGAATAGCAATGAATTCTATGTTTCAGACAAAGAGATATGGAACTGA